In Micromonospora sp. WMMA1363, a genomic segment contains:
- a CDS encoding fumarate reductase/succinate dehydrogenase flavoprotein subunit — translation MTTTTRIERHHYDVVVIGAGGAGLRAAIEARLAGMKTAIISKSLFGKAHTVMAEGGAAAAMGNVNSRDNWQVHFRDTMRGGKFLNNFRMAELHAKESPQRIWELETYGALFDRTKDGKISQRNFGGHEYPRLAHVGDRTGLELIRTLQQKVVSLQQEDKREHGSYDARIKVFAETTITELLLDGDRIAGAFGYYRESGEFVLFEAPAVVLATGGVGRSYKVTSNSWEYTGDGHALALRAGATLINMEFLQFHPTGMVWPPSVKGILVTESVRGDGGVLKNAEGKRFMFDYVPDVFRKQYADNEAEADRWYSDPDNNRRPPELLPRDEVARAINSEVKAGRGSPAGGVYLDIASRRPAEEIRRRLPSMYHQFKELADVDITAESMEVGPTCHYVMGGVEVDPDSGAALGHVRGLFAAGEVSGGMHGSNRLGGNSLSDLLVFGKRAGGHAATYADGLAARPRVPVTAVEAAVETALAPLQRDTGESPYTLQQDLQAVMGDLVGIIRREGELVDALRRLGELRERVAKVSAAGGRRYNPGWHLALDLRNMLVVSECTAKAALERRESRGGHTREDHPAMDPAWRRVNLVCSLAGDTVRLDRKPLPRIRPELVALFDRAELAKYLTDEELAEFDALAEEER, via the coding sequence ATGACCACTACCACGCGAATCGAAAGACACCACTACGACGTCGTCGTGATCGGGGCCGGCGGCGCCGGCCTGCGGGCGGCGATCGAGGCCCGGCTCGCCGGCATGAAGACGGCGATCATCTCGAAGTCGCTCTTCGGCAAGGCCCACACGGTGATGGCCGAGGGCGGCGCCGCCGCCGCGATGGGAAACGTGAACAGCCGGGACAACTGGCAGGTGCACTTCCGCGACACGATGCGCGGCGGCAAGTTCCTGAACAACTTCCGGATGGCCGAGCTGCACGCGAAGGAGTCGCCGCAGCGGATCTGGGAGCTGGAGACCTACGGCGCGCTCTTCGACCGCACGAAGGACGGGAAGATCTCGCAGCGCAACTTCGGTGGCCACGAGTACCCGCGGCTGGCCCACGTCGGCGACCGGACCGGTCTGGAGCTGATCCGCACCCTCCAGCAGAAGGTCGTCTCCCTCCAGCAGGAGGACAAGCGCGAGCACGGCTCGTACGACGCCCGGATCAAGGTCTTCGCCGAAACCACCATCACCGAGCTGCTGCTCGACGGGGACCGGATCGCCGGGGCGTTCGGCTACTACCGCGAGTCCGGCGAGTTCGTCCTGTTCGAGGCACCCGCCGTGGTGCTGGCGACCGGCGGGGTCGGGCGCTCGTACAAGGTCACCTCGAACTCCTGGGAGTACACCGGGGACGGACACGCGCTGGCGCTGCGCGCCGGGGCGACTCTGATCAACATGGAGTTCCTCCAGTTCCACCCGACCGGCATGGTCTGGCCGCCCTCGGTCAAGGGCATCCTGGTCACCGAGTCGGTCCGCGGTGACGGCGGCGTCCTGAAGAACGCCGAGGGCAAGCGGTTCATGTTCGACTACGTACCGGACGTGTTCCGCAAGCAGTACGCGGACAACGAGGCGGAGGCGGACCGCTGGTACTCCGACCCGGACAACAACCGCCGCCCACCCGAGCTGCTCCCGCGTGACGAGGTGGCTCGGGCGATCAACAGCGAGGTGAAGGCCGGTCGTGGCAGCCCCGCCGGGGGTGTCTACCTGGACATCGCCTCCCGGCGGCCGGCCGAGGAGATCCGCCGTCGCCTGCCGTCGATGTACCACCAGTTCAAGGAACTCGCCGATGTCGACATCACCGCCGAGTCGATGGAGGTCGGCCCGACCTGCCACTACGTGATGGGGGGCGTGGAGGTCGACCCGGATTCCGGCGCCGCGCTCGGGCACGTACGCGGACTGTTCGCCGCCGGTGAGGTGTCCGGCGGTATGCACGGCTCCAACCGCCTCGGCGGCAACTCCCTGTCCGACCTGCTGGTCTTCGGCAAGCGGGCGGGAGGCCACGCGGCCACGTACGCCGACGGGCTGGCCGCCCGGCCCCGCGTGCCGGTGACGGCGGTGGAGGCCGCGGTGGAGACGGCCCTGGCACCGTTGCAGCGGGACACCGGCGAGAGCCCGTACACCCTGCAGCAGGATCTGCAGGCGGTGATGGGCGACCTGGTCGGCATCATCCGGCGGGAGGGCGAGCTGGTTGACGCGCTGCGCCGGCTCGGCGAGCTGCGTGAGCGGGTGGCGAAGGTGAGCGCGGCCGGTGGCCGCCGCTACAACCCCGGCTGGCACCTGGCGCTGGATCTGCGCAACATGCTGGTCGTCTCCGAGTGCACCGCGAAGGCGGCGCTGGAGCGGCGGGAGTCGCGCGGCGGCCACACCCGGGAGGACCATCCGGCGATGGACCCGGCGTGGCGCCGGGTGAACCTGGTCTGCTCGCTGGCGGGCGACACCGTGCGTCTGGACCGCAAGCCGCTGCCGCGGATACGCCCCGAGCTGGTGGCACTCTTCGACCGCGCGGAGCTGGCCAAGTACCTGACCGACGAGGAGCTGGCGGAGTTCGACGCCCTCGCTGAGGAGGAGCGCTGA
- a CDS encoding succinate dehydrogenase/fumarate reductase iron-sulfur subunit has protein sequence MGTDETQAAGKPGAKRQFRIWRGDESGGDLQDYLVEVNEGEVVLDVIHRLQTTDAPDLACRWNCKAGKCGSCSMEINGKPKLGCMTRMSTFAEDETITVTPLRTFPIIRDLVTDVSFNYEKGRETPAFAPPPGVAPGDYRMRQVDVERSQEFRKCIECFLCQTVCHVIRDHEENMPAFSGPRYFIRAAELDMHPLDARTDRKEYAQAEQGLGYCNITKCCTEVCPEHIKITDNGIIPMKERVVDRRYDPLVWLGSKIFRRGQVPQTSVTSEHSPGAVRASAADAAGAAGVHSHAGGSHDPRAEEQAQAGVNWHREVPKPTAPAVDASGKLPLTELTFDRAAAPSPFGDDVTFPLPPEHLNFAHPEQDKH, from the coding sequence ATGGGCACTGACGAGACCCAGGCGGCCGGCAAACCGGGCGCCAAGCGGCAATTCCGCATCTGGCGGGGCGATGAGAGCGGCGGTGACCTGCAGGACTATCTGGTGGAGGTGAACGAGGGCGAGGTGGTCCTCGACGTCATCCACCGGCTCCAGACCACCGACGCGCCGGATCTGGCCTGCCGGTGGAACTGCAAGGCCGGCAAGTGCGGCTCCTGCTCGATGGAGATCAACGGCAAGCCGAAGCTGGGCTGCATGACCCGGATGTCGACGTTCGCCGAGGATGAGACGATCACGGTCACCCCGCTGCGGACGTTCCCGATCATCCGGGACCTGGTCACCGACGTCTCGTTCAACTACGAGAAGGGCCGGGAGACGCCGGCCTTCGCGCCGCCGCCGGGCGTGGCGCCCGGCGACTACCGGATGCGGCAGGTCGACGTCGAGCGCTCGCAGGAGTTCCGCAAGTGCATCGAGTGCTTCCTGTGCCAGACGGTCTGCCACGTGATTCGCGACCACGAGGAGAACATGCCCGCATTCTCCGGGCCGCGATACTTCATCCGCGCCGCGGAGCTGGACATGCACCCGTTGGACGCCCGGACCGACCGCAAGGAGTACGCGCAGGCCGAACAGGGCTTGGGCTACTGCAACATCACCAAGTGCTGCACCGAGGTCTGCCCCGAGCACATCAAAATCACCGACAACGGGATCATCCCCATGAAGGAGCGGGTCGTCGACCGCAGGTACGATCCACTCGTGTGGCTTGGTAGCAAGATTTTCCGGAGGGGTCAGGTGCCTCAGACCAGCGTGACCAGCGAGCACTCCCCAGGCGCGGTGCGCGCCAGCGCGGCGGACGCGGCCGGCGCCGCCGGGGTCCACTCGCACGCGGGCGGCTCGCACGACCCGCGGGCCGAGGAGCAGGCGCAGGCGGGCGTCAACTGGCACCGGGAGGTGCCCAAGCCGACCGCCCCGGCGGTCGACGCGTCGGGCAAGCTGCCGCTGACCGAGCTGACCTTCGACCGGGCGGCGGCGCCGTCGCCGTTCGGTGACGACGTGACGTTCCCGCTGCCGCCGGAGCACCTGAACTTCGCCCACCCGGAGCAGGACAAGCACTGA
- a CDS encoding (deoxy)nucleoside triphosphate pyrophosphohydrolase, with protein sequence MRTERTNDGGRVERREPKVIVGAAIIQDGRVLACARSAPPEVAGRWEFPGGKVEPGESETVALVRECAEELAVRVEIGDRVGRNVRMAHGRSVLKVYVARLLHGDQPQALEHSALRWLSAAELDTVTWLPADAPIVAALRPLLAAG encoded by the coding sequence GTGCGGACCGAACGGACCAACGACGGCGGGCGGGTTGAGCGACGGGAGCCGAAGGTGATCGTCGGCGCGGCGATCATCCAGGACGGGCGGGTGCTCGCCTGTGCCCGGTCGGCCCCGCCCGAGGTGGCCGGCAGGTGGGAGTTCCCGGGCGGCAAGGTCGAGCCGGGGGAGAGCGAGACGGTCGCGCTGGTCCGCGAATGCGCCGAGGAACTCGCCGTGCGCGTCGAGATCGGCGACCGGGTCGGCCGCAACGTGCGGATGGCCCACGGACGCTCGGTGCTCAAGGTGTACGTGGCTCGCCTGCTGCACGGCGATCAGCCGCAGGCGCTGGAGCATTCGGCGCTGCGCTGGCTCTCCGCCGCCGAGCTGGACACCGTCACCTGGCTGCCCGCCGACGCCCCGATCGTCGCCGCCCTCCGCCCCCTCCTGGCTGCCGGCTGA
- a CDS encoding 4a-hydroxytetrahydrobiopterin dehydratase, protein MVLRLLFSGRAKPDYLSDALTLLPGWTREGEQIRRTLVLDDSQHAALTERIKVVSDALRVRPEISRRADRTQIQVGHGNAPLTEGEVLLAARIEDAFRTVADS, encoded by the coding sequence GTGGTGTTGCGCTTGCTGTTCAGCGGGCGGGCGAAGCCCGACTACCTGAGCGACGCGCTGACCCTACTCCCCGGGTGGACCCGGGAGGGCGAGCAGATCCGGCGCACCCTGGTGCTCGACGATTCGCAGCACGCGGCGCTCACCGAGCGGATCAAGGTGGTCTCCGATGCCCTGCGCGTCCGCCCGGAGATCAGCCGGCGCGCCGACCGCACCCAGATCCAGGTCGGGCACGGCAACGCGCCGTTGACCGAGGGCGAGGTCCTGCTCGCCGCCCGCATCGAGGACGCCTTCCGCACGGTCGCCGACTCCTGA
- a CDS encoding PH domain-containing protein, which produces MANVTYDRKEQFQQIQSGLLEGEQIIAVYDAVGTGTGFIGLTDRRVIIQDRSFIGKRYAITSIPYSKITSVSVVSNKSWGGQFFSTGAIAIHVGTHTYEVEFRGAQKSHHVHNVILHYIS; this is translated from the coding sequence ATGGCGAACGTGACGTACGACCGCAAGGAGCAGTTCCAGCAGATCCAGAGCGGCCTTCTCGAGGGTGAGCAGATCATCGCCGTCTACGACGCCGTCGGCACCGGCACCGGCTTCATCGGCCTGACCGACCGGCGCGTGATAATTCAGGACCGCTCGTTCATCGGCAAGCGGTACGCGATCACCAGCATCCCGTATTCGAAGATCACCAGCGTGAGCGTGGTCAGCAACAAGTCGTGGGGTGGGCAGTTCTTCTCCACCGGCGCCATCGCGATTCACGTCGGCACGCACACCTACGAGGTGGAGTTCCGGGGCGCCCAGAAGAGCCACCACGTCCACAACGTGATCCTGCACTACATCAGCTGA
- a CDS encoding MFS transporter, with the protein MIYRWHHPPSDPAPERLSRSGPTDDSLRRKLTFGAAAICIFTSQLDFFALSLALPRMAQELDVSTTNLHWVISGYMIAVGAFLVPAGRLGDIFGRKRILIVGLTIFGLASLGGGLSPNANTVIAFRLVQGIGAGTLVPLSIAVITDAFPHERNKQVIGNALGVGALAMALGPLFGGVAVELIGWRVILLTNVSLSAIAIALVTVGVRESRDPTAARSIDLPGLFMLSGGISAVTYAVDRANAWRVTEVVGMAAIGLLLLGGFVLRERHAKNPMIKLTLFRNTCFVVTTTMAMIANVAFSVAIFSITLYLQQVKGYSPAIAGVIFLAATVAGTVAGPLTGRLGARYNIPRTIAAATALGAVGLLLLSIEGGLGPYLPGLALVGLCFGIGYQMATVGTQTIVKTRLVGEASGVTLTIVTGLAGLGVAAIAMLIEVSSTMSDLGGGIATSLRWIAVTSALVSAAIVGIWRT; encoded by the coding sequence GTGATCTACCGCTGGCACCACCCGCCGTCTGATCCGGCTCCGGAACGCCTCTCCCGGTCGGGCCCAACGGATGATTCACTGCGTCGGAAACTGACGTTCGGCGCCGCCGCAATCTGCATTTTCACGTCGCAGCTCGACTTCTTCGCGCTCAGCCTTGCGCTACCACGAATGGCGCAAGAGCTTGACGTCTCCACGACAAACCTGCACTGGGTGATCAGCGGCTACATGATCGCGGTGGGTGCGTTCCTGGTTCCGGCCGGCCGACTTGGTGACATCTTCGGCCGCAAACGTATCCTCATCGTAGGGCTCACCATTTTCGGTCTGGCATCTCTCGGGGGCGGACTCAGCCCGAACGCGAACACGGTTATCGCTTTCCGGCTGGTGCAGGGTATCGGTGCGGGCACACTGGTGCCGCTCAGTATCGCCGTCATCACGGACGCCTTTCCGCATGAGCGGAACAAGCAGGTGATCGGCAACGCATTGGGTGTCGGAGCATTGGCAATGGCACTGGGACCGCTGTTCGGGGGCGTGGCCGTGGAGCTGATCGGGTGGCGAGTCATCCTGCTCACGAACGTCTCACTAAGCGCCATCGCCATCGCGCTCGTCACCGTCGGGGTGCGAGAGTCACGCGACCCGACCGCGGCCCGCTCGATCGATCTTCCCGGCCTTTTCATGCTATCGGGAGGGATCAGCGCCGTCACCTACGCCGTCGACCGCGCGAACGCCTGGCGCGTCACCGAAGTAGTCGGTATGGCCGCGATCGGGCTACTGCTGCTGGGCGGTTTCGTGTTGCGCGAACGACACGCGAAGAATCCCATGATCAAGCTTACCCTGTTTCGGAACACCTGCTTTGTCGTCACCACCACCATGGCAATGATTGCCAATGTCGCGTTCAGCGTCGCAATCTTTTCGATCACGCTCTACCTCCAGCAGGTCAAGGGATACTCTCCCGCCATCGCGGGCGTGATCTTCCTGGCCGCCACCGTTGCCGGCACCGTGGCCGGTCCACTCACGGGCCGGCTGGGCGCGCGGTACAACATCCCCCGCACGATCGCCGCCGCGACGGCCCTCGGCGCCGTCGGGCTGCTCCTGCTCTCGATCGAAGGCGGTCTGGGGCCCTACCTCCCCGGACTCGCGCTGGTCGGGCTCTGCTTCGGCATCGGCTACCAGATGGCCACCGTCGGAACCCAGACGATCGTCAAGACCCGACTCGTGGGAGAGGCCTCCGGCGTCACTCTCACGATCGTCACCGGCCTCGCCGGCCTGGGGGTCGCGGCCATCGCCATGTTGATCGAGGTCAGCTCGACGATGTCCGATCTCGGCGGCGGCATCGCCACGTCCCTGCGCTGGATCGCGGTCACGAGCGCCCTGGTATCGGCGGCTATCGTCGGAATCTGGCGCACATGA
- a CDS encoding response regulator transcription factor codes for MTIPGADPVGVLIVDDDPLVRSGLVMMLSRAADVRVVAETGDGAQALELVDRHALDVVLMDIRMPVMDGLSATESLRSRPNAPEVIILTTFDADAHVVRALRAGAAGFVLKDTPPAEIVAAIRRVAQGEPVLSPAVTRRLIDRVAGSGRDRRRATARDRLAVLNDREREVAVAVGRGWSNAEIGASLYLSVPTVKTHVSGILSKLGLNNRVQVALLVHDAGLSDHDVG; via the coding sequence GTGACCATTCCGGGAGCCGATCCGGTCGGCGTGCTGATTGTTGACGACGACCCGCTGGTGCGCAGCGGGCTGGTGATGATGCTGAGCCGAGCCGCCGACGTCCGCGTGGTCGCCGAGACCGGCGACGGCGCCCAGGCACTGGAGTTGGTTGACCGGCACGCTCTCGACGTGGTGTTGATGGACATCCGAATGCCGGTGATGGACGGGCTGTCCGCCACCGAGTCCCTGCGATCCCGACCCAACGCGCCGGAGGTCATCATCCTGACCACCTTCGACGCCGATGCACACGTCGTCCGGGCGCTGCGGGCCGGGGCCGCCGGGTTCGTGCTCAAAGACACCCCGCCAGCGGAGATCGTGGCCGCGATCCGCCGGGTCGCCCAGGGCGAGCCCGTGTTGTCCCCGGCGGTGACCCGTCGCCTCATCGACCGGGTTGCCGGATCCGGTCGCGATCGACGGCGGGCGACGGCCCGGGATCGCCTCGCCGTGCTGAACGACCGCGAGCGCGAGGTGGCGGTCGCGGTGGGCAGGGGCTGGTCCAATGCGGAGATCGGGGCCTCGCTCTACCTGAGCGTCCCGACTGTCAAGACGCACGTGTCCGGCATCCTGTCCAAGTTGGGTCTGAACAACCGGGTCCAGGTCGCACTGCTGGTCCACGACGCCGGGCTTTCCGACCACGACGTCGGGTGA
- a CDS encoding histidine kinase, producing MNASVPRPEGRRRPRDWLVDSGLFLLAGGYWLLATGADLTAASPPEPAWLFALPEIAGALGCVGLWLRRRWPVALATALTAVGVLTDLAAIALVVALFTVAVRRSPRTTAIVFAGSLLAPLSHLVLRPGHDLVPFLFGIVVLGGVVGWGLFVRHRQQLMQALRDRAVRAETEARLRAEQAQHHAREEIAREMHDLLGHRLSLLSVHAGALEFCPDASPEEVNRAARVIRESAHQALQDLREVLGVLRAPVGELPLPTLVDVPVLVAESGRAGMRVDLSTDVSEPAPQGVGRTAYRIVQEGLTNARKHAPGAEVRVRLAGAPDHGLTVEVHNDAPAAGREPVATLTPGQGLVGVAERVTLANGRLSHEPTTDGGWRLSAWLPWQP from the coding sequence GTGAACGCTTCGGTGCCGCGGCCCGAGGGGCGGCGACGCCCGCGGGACTGGCTGGTGGACTCGGGGCTGTTTCTGCTTGCCGGCGGTTACTGGCTACTGGCTACCGGCGCAGACTTGACGGCGGCCAGCCCGCCGGAGCCGGCATGGCTGTTCGCCCTCCCCGAGATCGCCGGCGCACTCGGTTGCGTTGGGCTGTGGCTGCGTCGGCGTTGGCCGGTGGCGCTGGCAACAGCGTTGACGGCGGTCGGAGTCCTCACGGATCTGGCGGCCATCGCCCTGGTGGTAGCACTCTTCACGGTGGCGGTGCGCCGTTCGCCGCGGACCACCGCGATCGTGTTCGCCGGCAGTCTGCTCGCTCCTCTCTCGCACCTGGTGCTCCGACCCGGGCATGACCTCGTTCCGTTTCTGTTCGGCATCGTCGTCCTGGGTGGAGTGGTTGGCTGGGGACTGTTCGTCCGTCACCGGCAACAGCTCATGCAAGCGTTACGGGACCGTGCCGTGCGCGCCGAGACCGAGGCACGGTTGCGGGCCGAGCAGGCCCAGCACCACGCCCGAGAGGAGATCGCCAGGGAGATGCACGATCTGCTCGGCCACCGGCTGTCGTTGTTGAGCGTGCACGCCGGTGCGTTGGAGTTCTGCCCCGACGCGTCTCCCGAGGAGGTCAACCGCGCGGCCAGGGTGATCCGGGAGAGCGCCCACCAGGCGTTGCAGGACCTACGAGAGGTTCTCGGTGTCCTCCGCGCCCCGGTGGGTGAGCTGCCGCTGCCGACCCTGGTCGACGTTCCGGTTCTGGTCGCCGAGTCGGGCCGGGCCGGGATGCGGGTAGACCTGAGCACCGACGTGAGCGAACCGGCTCCGCAGGGCGTCGGACGCACCGCCTACCGGATCGTTCAGGAGGGCTTGACCAACGCTCGTAAACACGCCCCGGGCGCCGAGGTGCGCGTCCGGCTGGCGGGTGCGCCGGACCATGGCCTGACGGTCGAGGTGCACAACGACGCCCCCGCCGCGGGCCGGGAGCCCGTCGCCACGCTGACACCCGGCCAGGGGCTGGTCGGTGTGGCCGAGCGGGTCACGTTGGCCAACGGACGTCTGTCGCACGAGCCGACGACTGACGGCGGCTGGCGGCTTTCGGCCTGGCTACCCTGGCAGCCGTGA
- a CDS encoding DUF4386 domain-containing protein: MNKTADTIDWSDPTLQTRSTATARQARLAGVGYLLVIAGGLFAEVAARGSLIVPGDAAATARAITDHETLWRWGLAVHLVYLIPAVVVNVLVSGLFRMVAPALARSALVFGVTAVTVEAVSLLHLFLPLALIEETGAVAALSDGQQQALVYLATRLFATGFAFSLVFFAGFCVLVGWLILRSRLVPRVFGVMMIVAGGCYVVNTLALILSPALADRIAPAILLPILVAELSLALRLAVRGAGQETVGR, translated from the coding sequence ATGAACAAGACTGCTGACACCATCGATTGGTCGGATCCGACGCTCCAGACCCGTTCGACGGCAACGGCACGGCAGGCCAGGCTCGCCGGAGTGGGCTATCTCCTCGTCATCGCCGGCGGGCTGTTCGCCGAAGTGGCGGCGCGGGGATCGTTGATCGTGCCCGGCGACGCCGCAGCGACCGCCCGGGCGATCACCGACCACGAAACGCTGTGGCGCTGGGGGCTGGCTGTTCACCTCGTCTACCTGATCCCCGCCGTCGTGGTGAACGTGCTCGTCTCCGGCCTGTTCCGGATGGTTGCGCCGGCCCTCGCGCGCTCCGCGCTGGTGTTCGGCGTCACCGCGGTGACAGTCGAGGCGGTGAGCCTCCTTCACCTCTTCCTGCCGCTCGCCCTGATCGAGGAGACCGGCGCGGTCGCCGCCCTGAGTGACGGGCAGCAGCAGGCGCTGGTCTACCTCGCGACCCGCCTGTTCGCCACCGGCTTCGCGTTCTCCCTGGTCTTCTTCGCCGGCTTCTGCGTGCTCGTGGGCTGGCTCATCCTGCGCTCCCGGTTGGTACCGCGGGTCTTCGGCGTGATGATGATCGTGGCGGGCGGCTGCTATGTCGTGAACACGTTGGCGCTGATCCTCTCGCCGGCACTGGCGGACCGGATCGCTCCGGCGATCCTGCTGCCGATCCTGGTGGCGGAGCTGTCGCTGGCACTACGGCTGGCGGTGCGGGGAGCCGGTCAGGAAACGGTCGGCAGGTAG
- the ychF gene encoding redox-regulated ATPase YchF — translation MSLTIGIVGLPNVGKSTLFNALTKNDVLAANYPFATIEPNVGVVGLPDERLDKLSGIFSSQKVIPAPVSFVDIAGLVRGASKGQGRGNAFLANIRDAAAICQVVRAFSDPNVVHVDGKVSPADDIETINTELILADLQTLERAVPRLEKEAKLRKDRAAALAAAKAAVDVLDNGTTLYAGAAAAGVELEHLRELHLLTTKPFLYVFNVDEAELANSEFLDELRALVAPAEAVFMDAKIESELVDLPEEEARELLESIGQSEPGLDQLVRVGFRTLGLQTYLTAGPKEARAWTVPIGSTAPEAAGVIHSDFQRGFIKAEVVSFDDLVAAGSMAAAKAAGRVRIEGKEYVMQDGDVVEFRFNV, via the coding sequence GTGAGTCTCACCATCGGCATCGTCGGCCTGCCCAACGTCGGCAAGAGCACGCTGTTCAACGCCCTGACCAAGAACGACGTGCTCGCGGCGAACTACCCCTTCGCCACGATCGAGCCCAACGTCGGGGTCGTCGGCCTGCCGGACGAGCGGCTGGACAAGCTTTCCGGGATCTTCAGCTCGCAGAAGGTGATCCCCGCGCCGGTGTCGTTCGTCGACATCGCCGGCCTGGTACGAGGCGCCTCCAAGGGCCAGGGGCGGGGCAACGCGTTCCTCGCCAACATCCGGGACGCCGCCGCGATCTGCCAGGTCGTCCGGGCCTTCTCCGACCCGAACGTGGTGCACGTCGACGGCAAGGTCTCGCCGGCCGACGACATCGAGACGATCAACACCGAGCTGATCCTCGCCGACCTTCAGACCCTGGAGCGCGCGGTGCCCCGGCTGGAGAAGGAGGCCAAGCTCCGCAAGGACCGCGCCGCCGCGCTCGCCGCCGCGAAGGCCGCGGTCGACGTGCTCGACAACGGCACCACCCTGTACGCGGGCGCGGCGGCCGCCGGGGTCGAGCTGGAGCACCTGCGGGAACTGCATCTGCTCACCACCAAGCCGTTCCTGTACGTCTTCAACGTCGACGAGGCCGAACTGGCCAACTCCGAGTTCCTCGACGAGCTGCGTGCCCTGGTCGCACCAGCCGAGGCCGTCTTCATGGACGCGAAGATCGAGTCCGAGCTGGTGGACCTGCCCGAGGAGGAGGCCCGCGAGCTCCTGGAGTCGATCGGGCAGTCCGAGCCGGGGCTGGACCAGCTGGTCCGGGTGGGGTTCCGCACGCTCGGGCTGCAGACGTACCTCACTGCCGGCCCCAAGGAGGCGCGGGCCTGGACGGTCCCGATCGGCTCGACCGCGCCAGAGGCCGCGGGGGTCATCCACTCCGACTTCCAGCGCGGCTTCATCAAGGCCGAGGTGGTCTCTTTCGACGACCTGGTCGCGGCCGGCAGCATGGCGGCGGCTAAGGCGGCGGGCCGGGTCCGCATCGAGGGCAAGGAGTACGTCATGCAGGACGGCGACGTCGTGGAGTTCCGCTTCAACGTCTGA
- a CDS encoding peptidase E, giving the protein MGDTPDGRTTVAASEPTILATSMGIHAPRRDGAARRVNPVFDLAAELAGAGPEPRICFLNQAEGDQPTTLTRVYEAFADSRFRMTHLALFPMPNVEDVRAHLRAQDVVWVGGGSVANLVAVWRVHGLGEILRECWEAGVVLGGVSAGSICWHAGGATDSFGRTLRGFTDGLGWLPYGNGVHYDSEEQRRPLMHRLVGDGALPTAHCTDDGTGLMYRGERLVEAVADRPGVTAYEVSRGPDGSVRETPIGPRLLD; this is encoded by the coding sequence ATGGGCGACACTCCCGACGGAAGGACGACCGTGGCCGCCAGCGAACCGACCATCCTCGCCACCAGCATGGGCATCCACGCGCCGCGCCGGGATGGTGCGGCCCGCCGGGTCAACCCTGTCTTCGATTTGGCCGCGGAGCTGGCCGGTGCCGGGCCCGAGCCGCGGATCTGCTTCCTCAACCAGGCCGAGGGGGATCAGCCGACCACGTTGACCCGGGTGTACGAGGCGTTCGCCGACAGCCGTTTCCGGATGACCCACCTGGCGCTGTTCCCGATGCCCAACGTGGAAGACGTCCGCGCCCACCTGCGCGCGCAGGACGTGGTCTGGGTCGGCGGCGGCAGCGTGGCGAACCTGGTCGCCGTGTGGCGGGTGCACGGCCTCGGCGAGATCCTGCGCGAGTGCTGGGAGGCCGGCGTCGTGCTCGGCGGGGTGTCCGCCGGATCGATCTGCTGGCACGCCGGCGGCGCCACCGACAGCTTCGGCCGCACCTTGCGCGGCTTCACCGACGGGCTGGGGTGGCTACCGTACGGCAACGGCGTGCACTACGACAGCGAGGAGCAGCGCCGGCCGCTGATGCACCGTCTGGTCGGCGACGGCGCCCTGCCGACCGCCCACTGCACCGACGACGGGACCGGCCTGATGTACCGGGGCGAGCGGCTGGTCGAGGCGGTCGCGGACCGTCCCGGTGTGACGGCCTACGAGGTCAGCCGCGGCCCGGACGGCAGCGTACGGGAGACGCCGATCGGCCCGCGGCTGCTCGACTGA
- a CDS encoding MarR family transcriptional regulator, producing MAERDDVDGIVEQWQRERPGMRPEPMAVFGRIYRLARLVGDEQERTYARWSINRGEFDVLAALRRAGTPYTLAPKALATSLMLTSGGMTGRLDRLERAGLVRRSPDPADRRGLQVTLTEAGRALVEEAADAGLTVQRRLLDALPPEDQERLADLLRTLLDAVAAREP from the coding sequence GTGGCAGAGCGGGATGACGTCGACGGCATCGTCGAGCAGTGGCAACGGGAACGGCCGGGCATGCGGCCCGAGCCAATGGCCGTCTTCGGCCGGATCTACCGGCTGGCCCGGCTGGTCGGCGACGAGCAGGAGCGCACGTACGCCCGTTGGTCGATCAACCGGGGCGAGTTCGACGTGCTCGCCGCGCTGCGCCGCGCTGGTACTCCGTACACGCTGGCGCCGAAGGCGCTTGCCACGTCGTTGATGCTCACCTCCGGCGGGATGACCGGCCGGCTTGACCGGCTGGAACGGGCCGGGCTGGTCCGCCGCTCGCCCGACCCGGCGGACCGGCGGGGCCTTCAGGTGACCCTGACCGAGGCGGGGCGGGCGCTGGTCGAGGAGGCGGCGGACGCCGGGCTGACCGTCCAGCGCCGCCTACTCGACGCGTTGCCACCGGAGGATCAGGAGCGCCTTGCCGACCTGCTGCGCACCCTGCTCGACGCCGTGGCCGCCCGCGAACCGTGA